One Mesorhizobium loti genomic window carries:
- a CDS encoding nitrogen fixation protein fixG, protein MLDKTQMERLEAKAVNSAKTRQPLYAPRKKIFPKRASGSFRRFKWLVMAITLGIYYLMPWLRWDRGPFAPDQAVLIDLANRRFYVFFIEIWPQEFYYVAGLLMMAGIGLFLITSTVGRAWCGYTCPQTVWVDLFLVVERAIEGDRNARMKLDAGRWTARKLVLRVSKHAIWLLIAAATGGAWILYFANAPTLIGDVFNGTAASVAYVTIAVLTATTYTFGGLMREQVCTYMCPWPRIQAAMLDENSLTVTYNDWRGEPRSRHAKKVQAAGQPVGDCVDCNACVAVCPMGIDIRDGQQLECITCALCLDACDGVMNKLGKERGLISYATLSDYNANMAVATAGGSGPVNPSLVRTADSTFSARLAHFHIRKIFRLRTFFYMGAWTAVGLALIYSLLTRDRLEINVLHDRNPQFVTLSDGSIRNGYTVKLLNMIPEPRTIVVTMQGLQGAEMSVVGSDLPAARLFAIAVEPDRLNMLKVFVRQPAGEVRHAAQTFKFRVEDRASFESDEYTATFNAPEIAR, encoded by the coding sequence GTGCTGGATAAAACGCAGATGGAGCGGCTCGAGGCAAAAGCGGTCAACTCCGCCAAGACACGACAGCCGCTCTATGCTCCGCGCAAGAAAATCTTCCCTAAACGCGCCTCGGGCAGCTTTCGCCGCTTCAAATGGCTGGTGATGGCGATCACGCTGGGCATCTATTATCTGATGCCCTGGTTGCGCTGGGATCGAGGTCCGTTTGCTCCTGATCAGGCCGTGCTGATCGATCTTGCCAACCGCCGTTTCTACGTCTTCTTCATCGAGATATGGCCGCAGGAATTCTACTATGTCGCCGGCCTTCTGATGATGGCCGGCATCGGCCTCTTCCTGATCACGTCCACCGTCGGCCGCGCCTGGTGTGGCTATACCTGCCCGCAGACGGTATGGGTCGATCTTTTCCTAGTTGTGGAGCGGGCGATCGAAGGCGATCGCAACGCTCGCATGAAGCTCGACGCCGGCCGCTGGACCGCGCGCAAACTGGTGCTGCGTGTGTCGAAACACGCCATCTGGCTGCTCATAGCGGCAGCTACCGGCGGCGCCTGGATCCTCTATTTCGCCAATGCGCCGACGCTGATCGGCGACGTATTCAACGGCACCGCCGCTTCGGTCGCCTACGTCACCATCGCGGTGCTAACGGCGACCACCTACACGTTCGGCGGGCTGATGCGCGAGCAAGTCTGCACCTACATGTGCCCGTGGCCGCGCATCCAGGCTGCCATGCTCGACGAGAATTCGCTCACTGTGACCTACAATGACTGGCGTGGCGAACCTCGTTCGCGGCACGCCAAGAAGGTCCAGGCTGCGGGGCAGCCGGTCGGTGACTGCGTCGACTGCAATGCCTGTGTCGCAGTCTGCCCGATGGGGATCGACATTCGCGACGGCCAACAACTCGAATGCATCACTTGCGCGCTGTGCCTTGATGCCTGCGACGGCGTCATGAACAAGCTCGGCAAGGAGCGCGGGCTGATCTCCTATGCGACGCTGTCCGACTACAACGCCAACATGGCGGTGGCGACCGCAGGCGGCTCCGGTCCCGTGAACCCTTCACTCGTCAGAACGGCCGACAGCACATTCTCCGCCAGGTTGGCGCATTTCCATATTCGCAAGATCTTCCGGCTGAGGACCTTCTTCTACATGGGCGCGTGGACGGCGGTCGGGCTTGCCTTGATCTATTCGCTGCTGACGCGCGACCGACTCGAGATCAACGTCCTGCACGACCGCAATCCGCAATTCGTGACCCTGTCAGACGGCTCGATCCGCAACGGTTACACCGTCAAGCTGCTTAACATGATCCCCGAGCCAAGGACGATCGTCGTCACGATGCAGGGCTTGCAGGGAGCCGAAATGAGCGTCGTCGGCAGTGATCTTCCGGCAGCTCGCTTGTTCGCCATCGCGGTCGAACCCGACCGGCTGAACATGCTGAAGGTTTTCGTGCGCCAGCCAGCGGGTGAGGTTCGGCACGCTGCACAAACCTTCAAGTTCCGCGTCGAGGACAGAGCGAGCTTCGAATCGGACGAATACACCGCCACCTTCAACGCACCGGAGATCGCCAGATGA
- a CDS encoding nitrogen fixation protein fixH, with protein sequence MSTNTQKTREFTGRHMLLTILGFFGVIIAVNLTMATLASTSWTGLVVENTYVASQQFNRKAEEGRAQAALGWTGKLTIARGEVRYSLSDTTGKPVPLHGVKILFRHPAYEAGDKAVTLALVSDQEFAAQHLPRDGVWIVEVDADAGLTEPYRDVRRIMISQGALQ encoded by the coding sequence ATGAGCACCAATACGCAAAAGACGCGTGAGTTCACCGGCAGGCACATGCTGCTCACCATTCTCGGCTTTTTCGGCGTGATCATCGCGGTCAATCTCACGATGGCGACACTCGCCAGCACGAGCTGGACCGGCCTTGTCGTCGAGAACACCTATGTGGCCAGCCAGCAATTCAACCGAAAGGCCGAGGAAGGGCGCGCGCAGGCGGCACTCGGCTGGACCGGCAAACTGACGATCGCTCGGGGTGAGGTCCGCTACAGCTTGAGCGATACCACCGGCAAGCCGGTCCCGTTGCATGGCGTCAAGATACTGTTTCGTCATCCCGCCTACGAGGCTGGGGACAAGGCCGTCACTCTCGCCCTCGTCTCGGACCAGGAATTTGCCGCGCAGCACTTGCCAAGGGATGGCGTCTGGATCGTCGAAGTCGACGCCGATGCCGGTCTGACAGAGCCCTATCGCGACGTTCGCCGGATCATGATTTCGCAAGGAGCCCTGCAATGA
- a CDS encoding nitrogen fixation protein fixI → MSCCAPSAELALDLTSTTSVLPSSQEIRLASRSLGDNLWQTDLSVPTVHCAACIQAIETALGRLDRVEGARVNLSTKRVAIRWRGDSVPPFVAALGRLGFQAHLFEADPDKKDKTLAELIRAVAVAGFAAGNIMLLSVSVWSGAEGATRDLFHWVSALIAIPALTFAGGIFFRSAWNALRHGRMNMDVPIAVGVSLAYAMSLYETINHGDHAYFDASVSLLFFLLIGRTLDHVMRERARTAVKGLSQLAARGAMVLRGDGARDYLPVGEIEPGMQLLVAAGERVPVDSRVIRGASDLDCSLVSGESTPKTVASGEQVQAGTLNLTGPLTIEATAAAKDSFLAEMVRLMEAAEGGRAHYRRIADRVSALYAPVVHLTAFVTFLGWMAVTGDWHRAVTIAIAVLIITCPCALGLAVPIVQVVAARRLFEAGMMVKDGSAMERLAAIDVAVFDKTGTLTLGQPRLVNASTIDPAMLAIAADMAAHSRHPFSKAIAAFAGFAGQPKLEAVSEHPGLGIEATTADSTWRLGRRGWAGWKARTGGEGKYGGYGGTVLSKNGRIVASFTFEDATRADAKAAVGQLKNAGVSVEMLSGDIAHACGEVAGTLDIESFVPALLPSGKVERIEVLARAGHKVLMVGDGLNDTPALAAAHVSIAPATAADIGRNAADFVFLRESLLAVPLALDVSRQAGRLIRQNIAIAIVYNAVAVPIAILGHVTPLIAAIAMSASSLLVIGNALRLQGFRLAELTRASSATHSGIHPSARSS, encoded by the coding sequence ATGAGCTGTTGTGCACCCAGCGCGGAACTGGCGCTGGATCTGACCAGTACCACATCGGTCCTGCCGTCTAGCCAGGAGATCAGGTTGGCGAGCCGATCGCTTGGCGACAATCTTTGGCAGACCGACCTTTCAGTGCCGACGGTTCACTGCGCGGCGTGCATCCAGGCCATCGAGACGGCTCTCGGAAGGCTCGATCGCGTCGAAGGCGCTCGTGTCAACCTGTCGACGAAACGGGTCGCGATCCGGTGGCGTGGGGACTCTGTGCCTCCGTTTGTCGCCGCGCTGGGACGGCTGGGCTTTCAGGCGCACCTGTTCGAAGCCGACCCTGATAAGAAGGACAAGACGCTTGCCGAGCTGATCCGCGCGGTCGCGGTCGCCGGGTTCGCCGCCGGCAACATCATGCTTCTTTCGGTCTCGGTCTGGTCCGGCGCCGAAGGTGCTACCCGCGACCTGTTTCACTGGGTCTCTGCATTGATCGCCATCCCGGCGCTCACCTTTGCCGGCGGCATCTTCTTCCGCTCGGCCTGGAATGCACTGCGCCACGGCCGCATGAACATGGACGTGCCGATCGCGGTTGGGGTGTCGCTCGCTTATGCCATGAGCCTCTACGAGACGATCAATCATGGCGATCACGCCTATTTCGACGCGTCCGTATCCCTGCTGTTTTTCCTGTTGATCGGCCGCACCCTGGATCACGTCATGCGCGAACGGGCACGGACCGCCGTGAAAGGCCTGTCCCAGTTGGCCGCACGTGGCGCCATGGTGCTGCGCGGCGATGGCGCGCGCGACTACCTGCCGGTTGGCGAGATCGAACCGGGCATGCAACTGCTGGTCGCCGCCGGCGAAAGGGTGCCTGTCGACAGCAGGGTCATTCGCGGCGCGTCGGATCTCGACTGCTCGCTGGTTTCCGGCGAGAGCACACCGAAAACCGTGGCGTCCGGGGAACAGGTTCAGGCCGGCACGCTCAATCTTACCGGCCCGCTGACCATCGAAGCGACCGCTGCCGCAAAGGACTCCTTCCTGGCGGAAATGGTTCGGCTGATGGAAGCCGCCGAAGGTGGTCGTGCGCACTATCGGCGGATCGCCGACCGTGTCTCGGCGCTCTACGCGCCGGTGGTCCATCTCACCGCCTTCGTGACGTTCCTTGGCTGGATGGCGGTAACCGGCGACTGGCACCGGGCAGTGACGATCGCGATCGCCGTTCTCATCATCACATGCCCGTGCGCGCTCGGTCTGGCCGTGCCGATCGTGCAAGTGGTCGCGGCGCGCCGCTTGTTCGAAGCCGGCATGATGGTCAAGGACGGATCGGCCATGGAGCGCCTGGCCGCGATAGACGTGGCGGTATTCGACAAGACGGGCACGCTAACGCTCGGTCAGCCCAGGCTGGTCAACGCGTCGACCATCGATCCGGCGATGCTGGCGATCGCAGCCGACATGGCGGCGCACTCCCGTCACCCGTTCTCGAAGGCCATCGCCGCATTCGCGGGTTTTGCCGGCCAGCCGAAGCTGGAAGCCGTCAGCGAGCACCCGGGTCTCGGCATCGAAGCGACGACCGCGGACAGCACCTGGCGTCTTGGCCGGCGCGGCTGGGCCGGATGGAAAGCCCGGACCGGTGGCGAAGGCAAGTATGGCGGCTATGGCGGGACGGTGCTCTCGAAGAATGGGAGGATCGTCGCCTCCTTCACGTTCGAGGACGCTACGCGCGCCGACGCCAAGGCGGCGGTCGGGCAATTGAAGAATGCCGGCGTGTCGGTCGAAATGCTGTCCGGGGATATAGCCCATGCCTGCGGCGAGGTTGCCGGGACGTTGGATATCGAGAGTTTCGTTCCGGCGCTGCTTCCCTCCGGCAAGGTTGAGCGGATCGAGGTGCTGGCCAGGGCGGGCCACAAGGTTCTGATGGTGGGCGACGGGCTCAACGACACGCCGGCCCTCGCTGCCGCGCATGTCTCGATCGCGCCGGCAACCGCCGCCGATATTGGCCGCAACGCGGCCGATTTCGTGTTCCTGCGCGAAAGCCTGCTGGCGGTGCCCCTGGCGCTGGATGTCTCGCGGCAAGCGGGAAGGCTGATCCGGCAGAATATCGCCATTGCGATCGTCTACAACGCTGTCGCCGTGCCGATTGCCATTCTCGGGCACGTCACGCCGTTGATCGCGGCGATCGCGATGTCGGCCTCATCGCTGCTGGTCATCGGAAACGCGCTGCGCCTGCAGGGCTTTAGGCTCGCCGAGCTGACGAGGGCTTCTTCGGCAACGCATTCCGGCATTCACCCATCAGCGCGGTCATCATGA
- a CDS encoding symbiosis island integrase — MWTIPEARMKMRRPHRVALSRQVIKILTDLRDISGGEALLFPSVRSGSRPISDNTLNAALRRMGYSKKKQRLTVSEQRHQLC, encoded by the coding sequence GTGTGGACCATCCCGGAAGCACGCATGAAAATGCGGCGGCCGCACCGCGTTGCACTTTCGAGGCAGGTCATCAAAATCCTGACCGATCTCAGAGACATTTCCGGCGGCGAGGCGCTGCTGTTTCCAAGTGTGCGATCGGGTTCTCGTCCGATTTCCGACAATACACTTAACGCCGCCCTGCGTCGCATGGGTTACAGCAAGAAAAAGCAGCGGCTCACGGTTTCCGAGCAACGGCATCAACTCTGTTGA
- a CDS encoding filamentation induced by cAMP protein fic: protein MEETVQRIEPARLEDVAEPISDALAELSASSAVLGAKLHPRTAANLADLVRIMNTYYSNLIEGHNTRPRDIERALAGEFDKDQERRNLQVEAAAHVRLQGEIDRLAAEGQLPEPASLDFLRWLHAEFYRDADEAMLRIRGADREFLMVPGRWRSQPEHDVTVGRHQPPSSDRVEAFMEHFASRYRFQRTGKAARILAIPAAHHRFNYIHPFPDGNGRVSRLMSHAMAHEAGIAAHGLWSISRGLARGLESRGDYKRMMDHADMPRQGDRDGRGNLSMRALADFTLWFLRVCIDQVSFMSSLFDLNQLARRLQRFVQRYDLKPEAFRLLEEALLRGEFDRGEASRIAGLPERTARRVFTEVLELGLLASDTPKGPVSLRFPVDTLDELFPKLFPET, encoded by the coding sequence ATGGAAGAGACCGTACAGCGCATCGAGCCGGCGCGCCTGGAAGACGTTGCGGAGCCTATCTCCGACGCGCTGGCTGAGCTGTCAGCAAGCTCGGCGGTTCTCGGCGCCAAGCTGCATCCGCGCACGGCCGCGAACCTGGCGGATCTCGTGCGCATCATGAACACCTATTACAGCAACCTGATCGAGGGCCACAACACACGCCCGCGCGACATCGAACGCGCCCTCGCCGGCGAATTCGACAAAGACCAGGAACGACGCAACCTGCAGGTGGAAGCCGCGGCCCATGTTCGACTGCAGGGGGAAATCGATCGCCTGGCCGCAGAGGGTCAGCTCCCAGAACCGGCTTCGCTTGATTTTTTGCGCTGGCTGCATGCGGAATTCTACCGTGACGCCGATGAGGCGATGTTGCGCATTCGCGGCGCAGACAGAGAATTCTTGATGGTTCCGGGTCGGTGGCGATCACAGCCTGAACATGATGTCACTGTCGGCCGCCACCAGCCGCCGTCAAGCGATCGCGTCGAAGCGTTCATGGAGCATTTCGCTAGCCGGTACCGCTTCCAACGTACGGGCAAAGCGGCTAGGATATTGGCGATTCCGGCCGCGCATCATCGGTTCAATTACATTCATCCCTTCCCAGACGGCAATGGACGCGTCAGCCGCTTGATGAGTCACGCCATGGCCCATGAGGCAGGAATCGCCGCGCATGGGCTGTGGTCGATTTCCCGAGGCCTGGCGCGGGGTCTGGAAAGCCGCGGCGACTATAAACGCATGATGGATCACGCCGACATGCCACGCCAAGGCGATCGCGACGGCCGCGGCAATCTTTCTATGCGGGCGCTGGCGGATTTTACCTTATGGTTTCTACGCGTATGCATCGACCAGGTCAGTTTCATGTCGAGCCTGTTCGATTTGAACCAACTAGCCCGGCGCCTGCAGCGGTTCGTTCAACGCTACGACCTGAAGCCCGAAGCTTTCCGGCTGCTCGAGGAGGCGCTTCTGCGCGGCGAGTTCGATCGCGGTGAGGCCTCACGTATCGCTGGCTTGCCGGAACGTACGGCCCGCCGCGTGTTTACCGAGGTGCTCGAGCTTGGCCTGCTTGCGTCCGATACCCCGAAAGGACCGGTATCGCTACGCTTCCCGGTCGACACGTTGGACGAACTGTTTCCTAAGCTATTTCCGGAAACTTAG
- a CDS encoding Putative phage associated protein: MHEVFQRKDGPNVVPPSYGKDLEILDAKALSHFGMRITDALSAQSKSIEMQIVKTNDASVVGTARRLVLATDTDFPSISNHMADALADAQKSRGIPGGMLLVFDGKVGGDGKPFLGVIKAEMQSGFQRRLAAAKVVTEFLENIFLTPATRLYKLALFISEDAAVTASTNWRCFVFDSNITAARRENAAVYFYDGFLGCAFPESGKYETAKFFDLTKEFVRTSVNERDLRRDLGDALFAFVKVDQAPTFTSQQFGDTYLPPELRDPFNKFLEAKKFPTNRAVVRDISEMGGRLRRRKYKFGPDIEFSASPDAIRNGTVTIEDVPAGDVSEGEAASWTRITVRRPVTEQL; the protein is encoded by the coding sequence ATGCATGAGGTATTCCAGAGGAAAGACGGGCCCAATGTAGTGCCGCCATCCTACGGGAAGGATCTCGAAATACTGGATGCCAAGGCTCTCAGTCATTTTGGGATGCGTATCACCGACGCGCTCTCCGCACAGTCCAAGAGCATAGAGATGCAGATAGTGAAGACCAATGACGCGAGCGTGGTTGGGACTGCTCGACGTCTTGTTCTCGCAACCGACACCGATTTCCCTAGCATCTCCAATCACATGGCCGATGCCCTCGCTGACGCACAGAAATCACGAGGGATTCCCGGTGGAATGCTTCTAGTCTTCGATGGGAAAGTCGGTGGCGACGGAAAGCCCTTCTTAGGGGTGATTAAAGCGGAGATGCAGTCCGGCTTTCAACGCCGACTGGCTGCGGCAAAAGTTGTGACCGAATTCCTCGAGAACATCTTCCTGACGCCAGCCACGAGACTTTACAAGCTTGCTCTGTTCATCTCTGAAGATGCCGCTGTCACGGCGAGCACAAATTGGCGATGCTTCGTATTTGATAGCAATATCACCGCCGCCCGCCGAGAGAACGCGGCCGTATATTTCTACGACGGCTTTCTTGGCTGCGCCTTTCCTGAGAGCGGGAAATATGAAACCGCGAAGTTCTTCGACCTCACGAAGGAATTCGTTCGCACCTCGGTAAATGAGCGAGATCTCCGAAGGGACCTGGGCGACGCGCTGTTCGCCTTCGTCAAGGTAGATCAGGCACCCACGTTCACCTCGCAACAGTTCGGCGACACGTATCTGCCACCCGAATTGCGTGACCCGTTTAACAAGTTCCTCGAAGCCAAGAAATTCCCGACCAATAGAGCTGTGGTTCGGGACATCAGCGAGATGGGTGGAAGGTTGCGGCGCCGGAAGTACAAGTTCGGTCCAGACATCGAGTTCTCTGCGTCCCCGGACGCGATACGGAATGGCACCGTGACAATCGAGGATGTGCCGGCAGGCGATGTTTCCGAAGGCGAGGCTGCAAGCTGGACCAGGATCACGGTCCGCAGGCCAGTCACCGAACAGCTATGA
- a CDS encoding Probable RelA/SpoT protein has protein sequence MTTELEILRRWEAEQQYYDAWGRFVIHAVIEGLSTQVEAPDLFLRLPVKQRLKESKSLIQKALYRGKGYASPYDDMEDKVGIRFVVLTSDEIPVVEKAIAEFGDKYWFWEKARDFAEERARKPWEFGYQSVHYVVRAKAGVVFEGVPIPLDIPCEIQVRTLLQHAFSEVTHDTIYKPSVKSTPEMMRAAAKAMALIEATDDYFRQVGNLIDASVKSVKALIDALSVYYRDKIGVDATVTTLDGELIDAYLPLAGESSIEDILLWLNTKDFIMERIKGRREAQTLFALPSILLLYFVVGNFPSIATSPGLLTDEELGPIYSDLGLALPQ, from the coding sequence ATGACCACCGAGCTCGAGATCCTGCGACGCTGGGAGGCGGAGCAGCAGTACTACGATGCCTGGGGTAGGTTCGTCATCCACGCGGTCATCGAGGGGCTCTCGACCCAAGTGGAGGCGCCGGACCTGTTCTTGCGCCTTCCGGTTAAGCAAAGGCTGAAGGAGAGCAAGTCGCTCATCCAAAAGGCACTCTATCGCGGCAAGGGCTACGCAAGCCCGTATGACGACATGGAGGACAAGGTGGGCATCCGCTTCGTCGTGCTCACATCCGACGAAATACCCGTTGTCGAGAAGGCGATCGCCGAATTCGGCGACAAGTACTGGTTCTGGGAAAAAGCCCGGGACTTCGCCGAGGAGCGAGCCCGAAAGCCTTGGGAGTTCGGATACCAGTCGGTCCACTACGTGGTTCGGGCAAAGGCAGGGGTCGTATTCGAAGGCGTCCCTATACCGCTGGACATTCCGTGCGAGATCCAGGTCCGCACGCTGCTGCAGCATGCCTTCAGCGAAGTCACCCACGACACAATCTACAAGCCGAGCGTCAAATCGACGCCTGAGATGATGCGGGCTGCGGCAAAGGCGATGGCGTTGATCGAAGCGACTGACGACTACTTCCGCCAAGTCGGCAACCTCATCGACGCATCGGTCAAGAGCGTCAAGGCTCTGATCGACGCCTTGTCCGTGTACTACCGAGACAAGATCGGTGTGGACGCGACTGTCACCACTCTCGACGGTGAGTTGATCGACGCGTACCTCCCACTGGCCGGCGAGAGCTCAATTGAAGACATCCTCCTTTGGCTGAACACCAAGGATTTCATCATGGAGCGCATCAAGGGCCGGCGAGAGGCCCAGACCCTGTTCGCCTTGCCCTCGATTTTGTTGCTCTACTTCGTGGTGGGCAATTTTCCGAGCATCGCCACCTCGCCAGGTTTACTGACCGATGAGGAACTCGGGCCGATATACTCCGACCTTGGCTTGGCCCTTCCGCAGTAG
- a CDS encoding symbiosis island integrase — MEVPKMALSDVKCRNARPASKLVKLSDGGGLQLWVQPTGSRLWRLAYRFGGKQKLLALGSYPLISLAEAREARDTAKRLLLRGIDPAQERKSQKASAEDTFRSIAEDYVDKLKKEGRADRTITKVKWLLDFAYPTFGDKSVREIDPATILAALRSVEVRGRYESARRMRSTIGSVFRYAIATARADVDPTIALRGALVGPTVTPRAAVTDPKALGGLLRAINAFDGQPTTRAALKLMALLFPRPGELRAAGWDEFDFESSVWSIPEGRMKMRRPHRVPLSTQAVSVLTSLREISGGGSLLFPSVRSGSRPISDNTLNAALRRMGYRKEEATAHGFRATASTLLNECGKWHPDAVERQLAHIENNDVRRAYARAEHWEERVRMMRWWADYLDELESKNSRVISIEGHEASLLSIHPREGLVWKPTATVRQTTRRTSNLRKSH, encoded by the coding sequence ATGGAGGTCCCGAAAATGGCTCTTTCCGACGTAAAATGCCGTAATGCCCGACCCGCTTCCAAGCTCGTGAAATTGTCTGACGGTGGCGGGCTCCAGCTTTGGGTGCAGCCTACCGGATCTCGCCTATGGCGCCTCGCCTATCGTTTTGGCGGCAAGCAGAAGCTTCTGGCGTTGGGCAGCTATCCCCTCATCTCCCTCGCTGAGGCACGCGAGGCGCGCGATACCGCCAAACGTCTCCTCCTACGTGGCATCGACCCCGCACAGGAGCGTAAGTCGCAAAAGGCTTCGGCGGAGGACACCTTTCGCTCAATCGCGGAGGACTATGTCGACAAGCTGAAGAAGGAGGGACGTGCCGACCGGACCATCACCAAGGTCAAATGGCTGCTCGACTTTGCCTATCCAACGTTTGGGGACAAAAGCGTTCGGGAGATCGATCCGGCTACAATTCTTGCCGCTCTCCGCAGCGTGGAGGTTCGTGGTCGATACGAGTCGGCCAGGCGAATGCGCTCCACCATCGGCAGCGTGTTTCGATATGCAATCGCAACCGCACGCGCCGATGTAGATCCGACGATCGCCCTGAGGGGCGCACTCGTCGGTCCGACGGTCACGCCCCGTGCCGCGGTTACCGATCCTAAGGCCTTGGGAGGCTTGCTGAGGGCGATTAATGCATTTGACGGACAGCCTACAACCCGAGCCGCTCTGAAGCTGATGGCCCTGCTATTTCCCCGCCCCGGCGAGCTGCGCGCGGCCGGATGGGACGAGTTCGATTTCGAAAGCTCGGTGTGGAGCATCCCTGAAGGACGCATGAAGATGCGACGGCCGCACCGCGTACCTCTTTCCACGCAGGCCGTCAGCGTCCTGACCTCACTTAGAGAAATCTCTGGTGGTGGATCGCTGTTGTTTCCTAGTGTTCGATCGGGTTCGCGCCCGATTTCTGACAACACGCTCAACGCCGCCCTGCGCCGTATGGGCTACCGCAAGGAAGAAGCTACCGCGCACGGTTTTCGAGCAACGGCATCAACTCTGCTAAACGAATGCGGCAAGTGGCACCCGGACGCCGTAGAGCGGCAGCTGGCCCACATTGAGAACAACGACGTTCGGCGCGCCTACGCCCGGGCAGAGCACTGGGAAGAGCGCGTCAGAATGATGCGATGGTGGGCCGATTATCTGGATGAACTCGAGAGCAAAAACTCGCGGGTGATCTCAATCGAGGGACACGAGGCAAGCCTGCTGTCCATACATCCTCGCGAGGGTCTAGTTTGGAAGCCAACAGCGACGGTTCGCCAAACGACGAGACGAACCTCCAACCTCCGAAAATCACACTGA
- a CDS encoding AraC family transcriptional regulator produces MPERPFYQPGASSVEGLPLLLQMFHTAPLVMLKPHWHAQVEVNFIVRGSVHYRMNEHEISLSAGEMCFFWGGLPHQMDDLSDDAIYAGAHLPLVHFFRLHLPADVRHRLMTGATLVTAATDQSDNDNFARWNRYARSGDPAKAEHAVNELLLRLERVRFEPYRLVPETAAGQEAGSAFDQQSSRNVGRMCDFIAENFLYDIDCMNIAAAADIHPKYAMSLFKKSTGMTLNEYVNLLRLSYAQALLMHQDANVLRVAMDSGFGSLSAFNKSFRKLAGMTPSDFRKGVAGGAR; encoded by the coding sequence ATGCCCGAACGGCCGTTTTACCAGCCGGGCGCCAGCAGCGTCGAAGGCCTCCCGCTGCTCCTGCAGATGTTTCACACCGCTCCGCTGGTGATGCTGAAGCCGCATTGGCATGCCCAGGTGGAGGTGAATTTCATCGTGCGCGGCAGCGTGCACTACCGCATGAACGAGCACGAAATCTCGCTTTCGGCCGGCGAGATGTGCTTCTTCTGGGGCGGTCTGCCGCACCAGATGGACGATCTCAGCGACGACGCCATCTATGCCGGCGCGCATCTGCCCCTGGTGCATTTCTTCCGGCTGCATCTGCCGGCGGATGTGCGCCACCGGCTGATGACGGGCGCGACGCTGGTGACCGCCGCCACCGATCAATCCGACAACGATAATTTCGCCCGCTGGAACCGCTACGCCCGCTCGGGCGATCCGGCCAAGGCCGAGCACGCCGTCAACGAGCTTCTGCTGCGGCTGGAGCGGGTGCGGTTCGAGCCTTACCGGCTGGTGCCCGAAACGGCGGCCGGACAGGAAGCCGGCAGTGCCTTCGACCAGCAATCGTCGCGCAATGTCGGGCGCATGTGCGATTTCATCGCCGAGAATTTCCTCTACGACATCGATTGCATGAACATCGCGGCCGCCGCCGATATCCATCCCAAATACGCCATGAGCCTGTTCAAGAAATCGACCGGCATGACGCTCAATGAATATGTCAACCTGTTGCGACTGAGCTACGCGCAGGCGCTGCTTATGCATCAGGACGCCAATGTGCTGCGCGTCGCCATGGATTCCGGTTTCGGCTCGCTCAGCGCCTTCAACAAGTCGTTCCGTAAGCTGGCCGGCATGACGCCGTCTGATTTTCGCAAGGGTGTGGCCGGAGGCGCCAGGTAG